Proteins from one Candidatus Margulisiibacteriota bacterium genomic window:
- a CDS encoding ferritin family protein, whose translation MDIKPDVKLSIELEEKGYAFYTATAKKTSNPLAASTLASLAERELEHIKRIGEFYRSLTGEKPLIDNWLATVEIPPTKEELLRPIFSRLKTGLNKKFESADDINEAYQIAEGLERDSFTLYDKISQGSDDPTARKFYAALAQEEREHYAILDETLQYLNRPADWFREQERWIVEG comes from the coding sequence ATGGATATTAAACCGGACGTCAAGCTCTCGATCGAACTGGAAGAAAAGGGGTACGCTTTCTATACTGCAACGGCAAAGAAAACAAGTAACCCGCTGGCCGCCTCAACCCTGGCCAGTCTGGCCGAACGAGAGCTGGAACATATTAAACGGATCGGTGAATTCTATCGGAGCCTGACCGGAGAAAAACCGCTGATCGACAACTGGCTGGCGACCGTTGAGATCCCGCCGACCAAAGAAGAACTGCTCCGGCCGATCTTCAGCCGGTTAAAAACCGGTCTGAACAAAAAATTCGAATCAGCCGATGATATCAACGAAGCTTATCAGATCGCCGAAGGGCTGGAACGGGACAGTTTTACGCTGTATGACAAGATCTCGCAGGGCAGCGACGACCCAACCGCCCGAAAGTTTTACGCTGCCTTGGCTCAGGAGGAAAGAGAGCACTACGCCATTCTTGATGAAACCTTACAATACCTGAACCGCCCCGCGGACTGGTTCCGCGAACAGGAACGCTGGATCGTTGAAGGTTAG
- a CDS encoding rubredoxin codes for MKKYVCKVCGYVYDPALGDPDNGIAPGTAFEQIPDSWVCPVCGADKSQFEAQA; via the coding sequence ATGAAAAAATACGTCTGTAAGGTTTGCGGCTACGTTTACGACCCGGCGCTCGGCGATCCGGACAATGGGATCGCTCCCGGGACAGCCTTTGAGCAGATCCCGGACAGCTGGGTTTGCCCGGTTTGCGGCGCCGACAAGAGCCAGTTCGAGGCCCAGGCGTGA
- the zupT gene encoding zinc transporter ZupT codes for MNIWFALLLSGLAGLATIIGSFLGIIYHKPSSRFMAATLGFSAGVMILVSFVELLGQGIHLVGFGPAHVAFFGGLLVMFLIDNAIPHDYLAEHNLTDQHHISKNLLRTGLFVALGIAIHNFPEGLAVFAGGLFNVKLGIAIAVAIALHNIPEGIAVSVPVYAATGSRRKAFLWSAFSGLAEPLGAVIAALFLMPFLNQVLLGYILAAVAGIMVFISIDELVPTSRACGHEHLSIAGFIGGMMVMALSLWLMML; via the coding sequence ATGAACATCTGGTTCGCGTTGTTATTATCCGGCCTGGCCGGTCTGGCGACGATCATCGGCAGTTTTCTCGGCATCATCTACCACAAGCCGAGCAGCCGCTTTATGGCGGCCACGCTCGGTTTCTCGGCCGGGGTCATGATCCTGGTCTCTTTTGTCGAGCTGCTGGGGCAGGGGATCCACTTGGTCGGTTTCGGCCCGGCCCATGTGGCTTTTTTCGGCGGCCTGCTGGTGATGTTCTTGATCGACAACGCTATTCCGCACGATTACCTGGCCGAACATAACCTGACCGACCAGCACCACATTAGCAAGAATTTGCTGCGTACCGGTCTCTTTGTCGCTTTGGGTATCGCCATCCATAATTTCCCCGAGGGGTTGGCGGTCTTTGCCGGCGGTTTGTTCAACGTCAAACTGGGGATCGCCATTGCCGTCGCGATCGCCCTGCATAATATCCCCGAAGGGATAGCCGTTTCCGTGCCGGTCTACGCGGCGACCGGGAGCCGGCGCAAGGCCTTTCTCTGGTCGGCATTCTCCGGTTTGGCTGAGCCGCTGGGGGCAGTGATCGCGGCGCTTTTCCTGATGCCGTTCCTGAACCAGGTGCTGCTGGGGTACATCCTGGCGGCCGTAGCCGGGATCATGGTCTTTATCTCGATCGACGAGCTGGTGCCGACCTCGCGCGCCTGCGGCCACGAACACCTGAGCATCGCCGGTTTTATCGGCGGGATGATGGTCATGGCCCTCAGCCTTTGGTTGATGATGTTATGA
- a CDS encoding FprA family A-type flavoprotein, whose amino-acid sequence MTARLLKDNIWAVGALDWDRRLFDELIPLPDGTTYNSYLIRGSEKTALIDTVDPTKERELLANLRELAIGKLDYVVAHHGEQDHSGAIPAVLAAYPMAKVVTNQKCADELKEHLLVPDERFIIIKDGETLSLGDKTLQFIFTPWVHWPETLVTYLKEDQVLFTCDFFGSHRADSELYAVDEPAVYRSAKRYFAEIMLPFRTQIKTNLDKLKDLGFTLIAPSHGPVYRRPAFIINAYKEWAADQVKNEVVFPYVSMHGSTAAMADRFIGALIKKGIAVKPFNLPRTDVGELAMALVDAATVVIGSPTVLAGPHPAAVYAAYLANALRPKTRYASLLGSFGWGGKMAETLVGLLPNLKVEIIPPVIVKGYPKPADLAALDQLAEIIYNKHQNDPLVRKE is encoded by the coding sequence GTGACCGCCCGCCTGCTCAAAGATAATATTTGGGCGGTCGGCGCGCTCGACTGGGACCGGCGCTTGTTTGACGAACTGATCCCGCTCCCCGACGGCACTACTTATAATTCCTACCTGATCCGGGGGAGCGAAAAGACGGCGCTGATCGATACGGTCGACCCGACCAAGGAGCGCGAGCTGCTCGCGAACCTCCGGGAGCTGGCGATCGGCAAGCTGGACTATGTCGTTGCGCACCACGGCGAACAGGACCATTCCGGGGCGATCCCGGCGGTCTTGGCCGCGTACCCCATGGCCAAGGTAGTGACCAACCAGAAGTGCGCCGACGAGCTCAAAGAGCATCTGCTGGTGCCGGATGAGAGGTTTATTATCATCAAGGACGGCGAAACGCTCTCGCTCGGCGATAAGACCCTGCAGTTCATCTTTACCCCCTGGGTCCACTGGCCGGAAACCCTGGTCACCTACCTGAAAGAGGACCAGGTCCTTTTTACTTGCGACTTTTTCGGGTCGCACCGGGCGGACAGCGAGCTTTACGCGGTCGACGAGCCGGCGGTCTACCGTTCGGCGAAGCGCTATTTCGCGGAGATCATGCTGCCGTTCCGGACGCAGATCAAAACTAACCTGGACAAGCTCAAAGACCTCGGCTTTACGCTGATCGCGCCGAGCCACGGCCCCGTTTACCGGCGCCCGGCATTCATTATCAACGCTTATAAAGAGTGGGCTGCCGACCAAGTCAAGAACGAGGTCGTCTTTCCTTATGTTTCGATGCACGGGAGTACGGCGGCCATGGCTGACCGCTTCATCGGCGCCTTGATCAAGAAAGGGATCGCGGTCAAACCGTTCAACCTGCCGCGGACCGACGTCGGCGAGCTGGCCATGGCGCTGGTCGACGCGGCGACGGTGGTGATCGGTTCGCCGACCGTGCTGGCCGGCCCGCATCCGGCCGCGGTCTACGCCGCATACCTGGCGAACGCCTTGCGGCCCAAGACCAGGTACGCTTCACTCCTTGGCTCGTTCGGCTGGGGCGGGAAAATGGCCGAGACGCTCGTCGGGCTGCTGCCCAACCTGAAAGTTGAGATCATCCCGCCGGTGATCGTTAAAGGATATCCGAAACCGGCCGATCTGGCGGCGCTCGACCAGCTGGCCGAAATCATATATAATAAGCACCAGAACGACCCGTTAGTGAGAAAGGAGTAA
- a CDS encoding SoxR reducing system RseC family protein, with amino-acid sequence MLDRGVVYRLDGDRALIEMFPEAKCRGCAACQLLAPGRHGLTAANPLGAKVGDQVEVEITAEANRLIPLIVFGLPIGCFVLGLAAGSLFSELWSIILALLFLGASFYLVRRFDRFAATQARFQSRIVGVS; translated from the coding sequence GTGCTTGATCGCGGCGTTGTTTACCGGTTGGACGGAGACCGGGCGCTGATCGAAATGTTCCCCGAAGCCAAGTGCCGCGGCTGCGCCGCCTGCCAGCTGCTGGCGCCCGGGCGGCACGGCCTGACCGCGGCCAATCCGCTGGGCGCTAAGGTCGGCGATCAGGTCGAGGTCGAAATAACGGCGGAAGCTAACCGTTTGATCCCGCTGATCGTCTTCGGTTTACCGATCGGCTGCTTTGTTCTGGGTCTAGCGGCCGGAAGCTTGTTCTCCGAACTCTGGAGCATTATTCTGGCCTTGCTTTTTTTGGGAGCCAGCTTTTACTTGGTCCGCCGGTTCGACCGTTTTGCCGCCACGCAGGCCCGCTTTCAGAGCCGCATTGTCGGGGTCAGTTAG
- the glgP gene encoding alpha-glucan family phosphorylase encodes MIPRFLEVSRLDDSQEKYLKDISETEFCGYPLEPIIKAEERLLAAAERSIAYFSMEFGLAPSVYHTFQTVNPISGSNRIAQHEVFSNMKDMDYYHFLPLSKIIDLPIYSGGLGVLAGDALKSAADLALPLAGVGILWEKGYFKQKFWFRAGGQAPDEMAWDPHSYPGLIPLKPRIEIEISGQKLLLKLWKYYVYSHDLKHVIPLVLLDSNVPENPDYFRELTDQLYRSTNGWIKLCQRAILGMGGVKALEALGYSISKYHLNEGHAALAFVEKAKKEDPEKLKSSFAYTCHTPVEAGHDRFDLQELTATIGNEAAEIVKRYGRDEKQPNVGNLTLLAMSTSAHANAVAAKHGEVTRLQFPRFKEKIISITNGVHTPTWMSAAIKNVLLKYQARIGDWVNDNNLLQNVQNIKNDPEFRRDLWQAHVENKRALAKFLEYWYFDEHAFTIAWARRLAPYKRPTMLLQDPNRLLEMAKKYGPIQIVIAGKAHPADVPASIHMDNMLEKITMLSGERKRLRIVFLENYDTYFAKLLTSSVDVWLNNPLPPFEASGTSGMKALHNGVLQLSTLDGWVVEAADKKIGRIFGYVPPPGEIGSEHDLKLAQDSQELYKTLEELIPLYYGTASGRTPIEQSEWLEMMINCLAEAGFFNTQRMVAEYNARIWER; translated from the coding sequence ATGATACCAAGATTCCTTGAAGTCTCCCGGCTCGATGACTCGCAGGAAAAATATTTAAAGGATATTTCCGAGACCGAGTTCTGCGGTTATCCGCTCGAGCCGATCATCAAAGCGGAAGAACGGCTCCTGGCCGCGGCCGAACGCTCGATCGCCTATTTTTCCATGGAGTTCGGCCTTGCCCCCAGCGTTTACCACACCTTCCAGACCGTTAACCCGATCAGCGGCTCGAATCGGATCGCCCAGCACGAGGTCTTTTCCAACATGAAGGACATGGATTACTACCATTTCCTCCCCTTGAGCAAGATCATCGATTTGCCGATCTACAGCGGCGGCCTCGGCGTACTGGCCGGGGACGCTTTGAAGTCGGCCGCCGATCTGGCGCTCCCGCTGGCCGGTGTCGGCATCCTCTGGGAAAAAGGTTACTTCAAACAGAAGTTCTGGTTCCGCGCCGGCGGCCAGGCCCCCGACGAAATGGCCTGGGACCCGCACTCCTATCCCGGCCTGATCCCGCTCAAACCGCGGATCGAGATCGAGATCAGCGGCCAGAAACTGCTCCTCAAGCTCTGGAAATATTACGTCTACTCCCACGACCTGAAACACGTTATCCCGCTCGTCCTGCTCGACTCCAACGTGCCGGAAAACCCCGATTATTTCCGCGAGCTGACCGACCAGCTCTACCGGAGCACCAACGGCTGGATCAAGCTCTGCCAGCGGGCGATCCTCGGGATGGGCGGGGTCAAGGCGCTGGAAGCGCTCGGTTACTCGATCAGCAAATACCACCTGAACGAAGGGCACGCCGCGCTGGCTTTCGTGGAAAAAGCGAAAAAAGAGGACCCGGAAAAGCTCAAGAGCTCGTTCGCTTACACCTGCCACACGCCGGTCGAGGCCGGGCACGACCGCTTTGACCTGCAGGAGCTGACGGCCACGATCGGCAACGAGGCCGCCGAGATCGTCAAACGTTACGGCCGGGACGAAAAACAACCCAACGTCGGCAACCTGACCCTATTGGCGATGAGCACCAGCGCGCACGCCAACGCGGTGGCGGCCAAGCATGGCGAGGTCACCCGTCTCCAGTTCCCCCGGTTCAAGGAAAAGATCATCAGCATCACCAACGGGGTCCATACCCCCACCTGGATGTCGGCGGCGATCAAGAACGTCCTGCTCAAATACCAGGCGCGGATCGGCGACTGGGTCAACGATAATAATCTGCTGCAGAACGTCCAGAACATCAAGAACGACCCGGAGTTCCGCCGCGACTTGTGGCAGGCGCACGTCGAGAACAAGCGCGCCCTGGCCAAGTTCCTGGAATACTGGTATTTCGACGAACACGCTTTCACCATTGCCTGGGCGCGCCGCCTGGCGCCGTACAAACGGCCGACCATGCTGCTGCAGGACCCGAACCGCCTGCTGGAAATGGCCAAGAAATACGGCCCGATCCAGATCGTGATCGCCGGCAAGGCGCATCCGGCGGACGTCCCCGCCTCCATCCACATGGACAACATGCTGGAAAAGATCACCATGCTTTCCGGCGAGCGCAAACGGCTGCGGATCGTCTTCCTGGAGAACTACGACACCTATTTCGCCAAACTGCTGACCAGCAGCGTCGACGTCTGGCTCAACAACCCGCTCCCGCCGTTCGAAGCGTCGGGCACGAGCGGCATGAAAGCGCTCCACAACGGCGTGCTCCAGCTCTCCACCCTCGACGGCTGGGTGGTGGAAGCGGCCGACAAAAAGATCGGCCGGATCTTCGGCTACGTCCCGCCCCCCGGCGAGATCGGCAGCGAGCATGACTTGAAGCTGGCACAGGACTCGCAGGAACTGTACAAAACGCTCGAGGAATTGATCCCGCTTTACTACGGCACGGCCAGCGGCCGGACGCCGATCGAGCAGTCGGAATGGCTGGAGATGATGATCAATTGCCTTGCGGAGGCCGGCTTCTTCAACACCCAGCGGATGGTGGCGGAATATAACGCCCGGATCTGGGAACGCTGA
- a CDS encoding VIT1/CCC1 transporter family protein, whose product MIDERIKQQLLVFQRNEITEHLIYLLLAATERSERNKDVLRRIAGDELRHYGIWRKITGQEVPPDRFKVRRYQLLAKLLGVTFAIKLMESGEEGAQDAYGRIAAVVPEAAQVKREEEGHEKELIALIDEERLQYIGSVVLGLNDALVELTGTLAGLTFALQNAKLVGVAGLITGIAAALSMAASEYLSTKAEGGAKNPLRAAVYTGIAYVIAVTVLILPFLLLGNPYVSLLLALTGAIIVIFCFTYYYSVVRGGSFRRRFLEMVGVSLGVAGLSFLVGLLARQLLGVNL is encoded by the coding sequence ATGATCGACGAACGGATCAAGCAACAGCTCCTTGTTTTCCAGCGCAACGAGATCACCGAGCACCTGATCTATCTGCTGCTGGCCGCAACGGAAAGGTCCGAGCGCAACAAGGACGTTCTGCGGCGGATCGCGGGCGACGAGCTCCGCCATTACGGGATCTGGCGCAAGATCACCGGCCAAGAGGTTCCGCCCGACCGTTTTAAAGTGCGGCGCTATCAGTTATTGGCCAAATTATTGGGAGTGACCTTCGCGATCAAGCTGATGGAGAGCGGGGAAGAAGGGGCGCAAGACGCTTACGGCCGGATCGCTGCGGTAGTGCCGGAAGCGGCGCAGGTCAAAAGGGAAGAAGAGGGGCACGAAAAAGAGCTGATCGCCCTGATCGACGAGGAGCGGCTGCAGTATATCGGCTCCGTTGTCCTTGGCCTGAACGACGCGCTGGTTGAACTGACCGGAACCCTGGCCGGGTTAACCTTTGCGCTGCAGAACGCCAAGCTGGTCGGCGTTGCCGGGTTGATCACCGGGATCGCCGCTGCGCTTTCCATGGCCGCTTCCGAATACCTCTCGACCAAGGCGGAAGGGGGAGCAAAGAACCCGCTCCGCGCCGCGGTTTATACCGGGATAGCTTACGTGATCGCCGTGACGGTGTTGATCCTGCCGTTCCTGCTGCTCGGCAACCCTTATGTTTCTTTGTTGTTAGCGTTGACCGGAGCGATCATCGTGATCTTTTGTTTTACCTACTATTATTCCGTGGTCCGCGGGGGCTCTTTCCGGCGGCGTTTTCTCGAGATGGTCGGCGTTAGCCTGGGGGTAGCCGGCCTGAGCTTTCTGGTCGGCTTGCTGGCCAGGCAACTGCTCGGAGTCAACCTCTAA
- a CDS encoding desulfoferrodoxin — protein MASLLGIYKCEVCGNIVEVLHAGDGELVCCGKPMKHMAENTVDAAKEKHVPVIERSERGLLVKIGAVPHPMEEKHYIEWIELVAGGLTYRKFLRPGDKPEAFFEVTAHNVTAREYCNIHGLWMAKE, from the coding sequence ATGGCAAGTTTGTTAGGGATCTATAAGTGCGAAGTTTGCGGGAACATCGTTGAAGTGCTCCACGCGGGCGACGGCGAGCTGGTCTGCTGCGGTAAACCGATGAAGCATATGGCGGAAAATACCGTGGACGCGGCCAAGGAAAAGCACGTGCCGGTGATCGAGCGGAGCGAACGGGGTTTGCTGGTCAAGATCGGCGCGGTGCCGCACCCGATGGAAGAGAAACATTACATCGAATGGATCGAGCTGGTGGCCGGCGGTTTGACCTACCGCAAGTTCCTGCGGCCGGGGGACAAACCGGAAGCCTTTTTCGAAGTGACCGCCCACAATGTCACCGCCCGGGAATATTGCAACATCCACGGGCTTTGGATGGCAAAGGAATAG
- a CDS encoding rubrerythrin family protein, with product MKSVKGSKTEQNLLKAFAGEAQARNRYTYFAGVAKKAGLEQIAAVFLETADNEKEHAKIFFKYLEGGELSITAAYPAGVIGDTAANLQAAADGEKMEWSKLYADFEQTARAEGYEEVAVSFKEIAEVEEQHEKRYRALLKNVKEGKVFKKGQNAKWHCRNCGYVHEGPEAPAVCPACRHPQAYYELLAENY from the coding sequence ATGAAGAGCGTTAAAGGATCCAAAACCGAACAGAACCTGTTAAAAGCGTTTGCGGGCGAGGCGCAGGCGCGGAATCGTTACACTTATTTTGCCGGGGTAGCGAAAAAGGCCGGGTTGGAACAGATCGCGGCGGTCTTTTTGGAAACTGCCGATAATGAAAAGGAGCATGCCAAGATATTCTTTAAGTACCTGGAGGGTGGGGAGCTTTCGATCACCGCGGCTTATCCGGCCGGGGTGATCGGCGACACGGCGGCCAACCTGCAGGCGGCGGCTGATGGTGAAAAAATGGAGTGGTCGAAATTGTACGCTGATTTTGAGCAGACCGCCCGGGCGGAAGGCTATGAAGAGGTCGCGGTCTCCTTTAAAGAGATCGCCGAGGTTGAAGAACAGCATGAGAAACGCTATCGGGCGCTGCTGAAGAACGTCAAGGAAGGAAAGGTCTTCAAAAAGGGCCAGAACGCCAAATGGCATTGCCGGAATTGCGGCTACGTTCATGAAGGTCCGGAAGCGCCGGCCGTTTGCCCGGCCTGCCGGCATCCGCAGGCCTATTACGAACTGCTGGCGGAGAATTACTGA
- a CDS encoding TMEM165/GDT1 family protein → MIALAELGDKTQLLTFGFAARYPFWPVMSGVACATAALMAAAVIFGGFLNRFVPLFYVQSFAGTLFILFGLWTLFGKEEAEAEAKTGAGGSPFWIVCGSFFLAELGDKTQLATLALSAKYGAPLAVWAGATLAMVFINLISVLAGGWTRQYVPAKAVKYVGAAVFILFGLWTFCELFRA, encoded by the coding sequence GTGATCGCGCTGGCCGAGCTTGGCGACAAGACCCAATTGCTGACCTTCGGTTTTGCCGCCCGCTATCCATTCTGGCCGGTTATGTCTGGGGTGGCGTGCGCCACGGCCGCCCTGATGGCGGCGGCGGTCATTTTCGGCGGTTTCCTCAACCGGTTCGTTCCGCTCTTTTACGTCCAATCATTCGCCGGGACTTTATTTATTCTCTTTGGCCTCTGGACCTTGTTCGGCAAGGAAGAGGCGGAGGCAGAGGCCAAGACGGGGGCGGGCGGTAGCCCGTTCTGGATCGTCTGCGGCAGTTTTTTCCTGGCGGAACTCGGCGATAAGACCCAGCTGGCGACCCTGGCCTTGTCGGCCAAGTACGGCGCGCCGCTGGCGGTCTGGGCCGGAGCGACCCTGGCGATGGTCTTTATTAACCTGATCAGCGTCCTGGCCGGGGGCTGGACCCGGCAATATGTCCCGGCCAAAGCGGTCAAATACGTCGGCGCCGCCGTTTTTATCCTCTTTGGCCTCTGGACCTTCTGCGAGCTGTTCCGTGCTTGA
- a CDS encoding methyltransferase, translated as MEIQIVFVLLFALNLWLIWQFPAYRTVGSGLFLLLPLGTVFFPQPQFALDYFWWRIAGAALIVAGAGLMAWVKMAAGRTLLEIGQVPAGIATAGPYGYLRHPVYLGVIFIQVGWWWLWAAVYSFYFGMFIVGLIWLQGYLEEKLVMQKQFGDKFLDYQKTTGMFWVK; from the coding sequence ATGGAAATACAAATTGTTTTTGTCCTGCTGTTCGCTTTAAATCTTTGGCTGATCTGGCAGTTCCCCGCTTATCGGACGGTCGGCAGTGGCCTGTTCCTGCTCCTGCCGCTCGGCACGGTGTTCTTTCCCCAACCGCAGTTCGCGCTCGATTATTTTTGGTGGCGGATCGCCGGGGCGGCGCTAATTGTCGCCGGCGCCGGCCTGATGGCCTGGGTCAAGATGGCCGCCGGCCGGACGCTGCTGGAGATCGGCCAGGTCCCGGCCGGGATCGCGACTGCCGGCCCTTACGGTTACCTGCGCCACCCGGTCTACCTTGGCGTTATTTTTATCCAGGTCGGCTGGTGGTGGCTTTGGGCCGCCGTCTATTCGTTCTATTTCGGGATGTTCATTGTCGGCTTGATCTGGCTGCAGGGCTATTTGGAAGAAAAACTGGTCATGCAAAAGCAGTTCGGCGACAAGTTCCTCGACTACCAAAAAACGACGGGAATGTTCTGGGTTAAATAA
- a CDS encoding response regulator, with protein MSEPRKKILVIEDELDLVEGLRLRLEANGYEVLVASDGADGLNQARNKCPDLVILDVRLPKLDGYNVCRMLKFDEKYQKIPIIMLTARVQQADVKLGKEAGADIYMTKPYKSEELLANIKKLLPGG; from the coding sequence ATGAGCGAACCGCGCAAGAAAATCCTGGTGATCGAGGACGAGCTCGACCTGGTGGAAGGCCTGCGGCTCCGGCTGGAAGCGAACGGTTACGAAGTGCTGGTCGCCAGTGACGGCGCGGACGGTTTAAACCAGGCCAGGAACAAATGTCCCGACCTGGTCATTCTCGACGTGCGGCTGCCGAAGCTGGACGGCTATAACGTCTGCCGGATGCTGAAGTTCGATGAAAAATACCAGAAGATCCCGATCATCATGCTGACCGCGCGGGTGCAGCAGGCCGACGTCAAGCTCGGCAAAGAGGCCGGGGCGGACATTTACATGACCAAGCCGTACAAATCGGAAGAATTGCTGGCGAACATCAAGAAGCTGCTGCCCGGGGGTTGA
- a CDS encoding HAMP domain-containing sensor histidine kinase yields MALTESEQSLLAADLKIKFFWAILVRYAVMLFGLFLLFYSYSNGINIGPIINLLVFISAYNLLAHAYYLARSRQRFWQMFLAIGLVQLLDLLAVTYLIYLTGWLESPYWFLYLVMIIIAGFGYFSRYSSVVFLIALFSALFYFGLLFLTYFGIIPAYGPSFTLSPHQLLLLIINRAVFTISSFFLFAATIYYFSKTLTQNQDALAGKNRELVNAMEALRQIDRIKDDFVATASHELRTPLAVVRENISLVKDGLAGPVAPKQAQLLATAQQNIDRLAQILDSLLDIAKIESRSLELKREKADIAKLAEQAAGLIMGLAEKKQISVVVKPPAGGALAWVDRDQILRVFINLLDNAIKYTPNNGQVTVIVSLRGGVIRSLVADTGLGIAPEDLSLIFERFVRLTGAAEMANRGTGLGLSICKGIVELHGGKIWAESRPGTGTRVIFELPEVVS; encoded by the coding sequence ATGGCCCTGACCGAAAGCGAACAAAGCCTGCTGGCCGCCGACCTGAAGATCAAGTTCTTCTGGGCGATCTTGGTCCGTTACGCCGTCATGCTCTTCGGCCTTTTTCTGCTGTTCTATTCGTATTCCAACGGGATCAACATCGGGCCGATCATTAATCTATTGGTCTTCATCAGTGCTTATAATTTACTGGCTCACGCTTATTACCTGGCCCGGTCCCGCCAGCGGTTCTGGCAGATGTTCCTGGCAATCGGCCTGGTCCAGCTGCTCGACCTGCTGGCGGTGACATATTTGATCTACCTGACCGGCTGGCTGGAGAGCCCCTACTGGTTCCTTTATCTGGTCATGATCATCATTGCCGGCTTCGGCTACTTTTCCCGCTACTCCAGCGTCGTTTTCCTGATCGCCCTCTTTTCGGCCCTGTTCTATTTTGGCCTGCTGTTTTTGACTTATTTCGGCATTATACCGGCTTACGGCCCCAGCTTTACTTTATCGCCGCACCAGCTGCTTCTTTTGATCATCAACCGGGCCGTCTTTACCATTAGCTCGTTCTTCCTGTTCGCCGCGACGATCTACTATTTTTCCAAGACCCTGACCCAGAACCAGGACGCCCTGGCCGGCAAGAACCGCGAGCTGGTCAACGCCATGGAAGCGCTCCGGCAGATCGACCGGATCAAGGACGATTTTGTCGCGACCGCCTCGCACGAGCTGCGGACGCCGCTGGCCGTGGTCCGGGAGAACATCAGCCTGGTGAAAGACGGACTGGCCGGCCCGGTCGCCCCGAAACAGGCGCAGCTGCTGGCGACCGCCCAGCAGAACATCGACCGGCTGGCGCAGATCCTGGACAGCCTGCTCGACATCGCCAAGATCGAGTCCCGCTCGCTGGAATTGAAACGGGAAAAAGCGGACATTGCCAAACTGGCCGAGCAGGCGGCTGGCTTGATCATGGGGTTAGCGGAGAAAAAACAGATCAGCGTAGTGGTGAAACCGCCGGCCGGCGGCGCGCTCGCCTGGGTGGACCGCGATCAGATCCTGCGGGTCTTTATCAATCTGCTGGATAACGCGATCAAATACACGCCGAATAACGGCCAGGTCACGGTGATCGTTTCGCTGCGCGGCGGGGTGATCCGCAGTTTAGTGGCGGACACGGGGCTCGGGATCGCGCCGGAAGACCTGTCGCTGATCTTTGAGCGGTTTGTCCGGCTGACCGGTGCCGCCGAAATGGCCAACCGGGGGACCGGGCTCGGCCTGTCGATCTGCAAGGGGATCGTCGAACTGCACGGCGGCAAGATCTGGGCGGAAAGCCGGCCGGGGACGGGAACTAGGGTCATTTTTGAATTGCCCGAGGTGGTATCATGA